The Aeromicrobium senzhongii genome includes a window with the following:
- a CDS encoding acyl-CoA dehydrogenase family protein encodes MQRTLFESEHESFRDTVRNFLEKEVVPHHEQWEHDGIVPREVWLKAGELGILGFMMPEEFGGGGVSDFRYNVVLQEELTRVGASGVGFPLHTDLVSGYLLSYATDEQKQRWLPKFVTGEMITAIAMTEPGTGSDLQGMKTTAVREGDHYVLNGSKTFISNGINADFVIVACKTDPDAGAMGVSLIVVERGMAGFERGRNLDKMGLKAQDTAELFFDDVRVPVENLIGEEGRGFVYLMEKLPQERLTISVVAAAACRTMIDQTLEYVKSRKAFGKPIGSFQNSRFVLAELETEQRIAQVFVDRSIEALNAGTLSIDDAAAGKWWTTELQKKTADSCLQLYGGYGYMSEYPISKAYLDTRIQTIYGGTTEIMKEIIGRSMGI; translated from the coding sequence ATGCAGCGCACGCTGTTCGAGTCCGAGCACGAGTCCTTCCGCGACACGGTGCGCAACTTCCTCGAGAAGGAGGTCGTCCCGCACCACGAGCAGTGGGAGCACGACGGCATCGTCCCGCGCGAGGTCTGGCTGAAGGCCGGCGAGCTGGGGATCCTCGGCTTCATGATGCCCGAGGAGTTCGGCGGCGGCGGCGTCTCCGACTTCCGGTACAACGTCGTGCTGCAGGAGGAGCTGACCCGCGTCGGCGCCAGCGGCGTGGGATTCCCGCTGCACACCGACCTGGTCTCGGGCTACCTGCTCAGCTATGCCACCGACGAGCAGAAGCAGCGCTGGCTGCCGAAGTTCGTGACGGGCGAGATGATCACCGCGATCGCGATGACCGAGCCGGGCACGGGCTCGGACCTGCAGGGCATGAAGACGACGGCGGTGCGCGAGGGCGACCACTACGTCCTCAACGGCTCGAAGACGTTCATCAGCAACGGCATCAACGCCGACTTCGTGATCGTCGCCTGCAAGACCGACCCCGACGCGGGCGCCATGGGCGTCTCGCTGATCGTCGTCGAGCGGGGGATGGCCGGCTTCGAGCGCGGTCGCAACCTCGACAAGATGGGGCTCAAGGCCCAGGACACGGCCGAGCTGTTCTTCGACGACGTGCGCGTCCCGGTCGAGAACCTCATCGGCGAGGAGGGCCGCGGCTTCGTCTACCTGATGGAGAAGCTGCCGCAGGAGCGCCTGACGATCTCGGTGGTCGCGGCCGCCGCGTGCCGCACGATGATCGACCAGACGCTCGAGTACGTGAAGAGCCGCAAGGCCTTCGGCAAGCCGATCGGATCGTTCCAGAACTCGCGCTTCGTGCTGGCCGAGTTGGAGACCGAGCAGCGCATCGCGCAGGTGTTCGTCGATCGCAGCATCGAGGCGCTCAACGCGGGCACGCTGTCGATCGACGATGCCGCCGCGGGCAAGTGGTGGACGACCGAGCTGCAGAAGAAGACGGCCGACTCCTGCCTGCAGCTGTACGGCGGCTACGGCTACATGAGCGAGTACCCGATCAGCAAGGCGTACCTCGACACCCGGATCCAGACGATCTACGGCGGCACCACCGAGATCATGAAGGAGATCATCGGCCGCTCGATGGGCATCTGA
- a CDS encoding PadR family transcriptional regulator — protein MALDHAILVSLTERAASGYDLARRFDASIGHFWPASHQQIYRVLARMQEAGWVASTVQEQDGRPDKKTYAITPAGEAELNRWAAGPSGREAVRSDFAVKLRGFRDRDAIIADTRVRRADHVARLTEYEASEARFYPDPSALEGADLGAWLALRGGIHTERRGIEWCDEILTALEGPGSR, from the coding sequence ATGGCCCTCGACCACGCGATCCTCGTGTCGCTGACCGAGCGCGCCGCGAGCGGCTACGACCTGGCCCGGCGCTTCGACGCGTCGATCGGCCACTTCTGGCCGGCCAGCCACCAGCAGATCTACCGCGTGCTGGCCCGCATGCAGGAGGCCGGCTGGGTCGCGAGCACCGTCCAGGAGCAGGACGGGCGGCCCGACAAGAAGACCTACGCCATCACCCCCGCGGGCGAGGCCGAGCTGAATCGCTGGGCAGCCGGCCCCAGCGGCCGCGAGGCGGTGCGCAGCGACTTCGCCGTCAAGCTGCGCGGGTTCCGGGACCGCGACGCGATCATCGCCGACACGCGGGTCCGCCGGGCCGACCACGTCGCGCGACTGACCGAGTACGAGGCCAGCGAGGCCCGGTTCTACCCCGACCCCTCGGCCCTCGAGGGCGCCGACCTGGGCGCCTGGCTGGCGCTGCGCGGCGGCATCCACACCGAGCGCCGCGGCATCGAGTGGTGCGACGAGATCCTCACTGCCCTCGAAGGGCCCGGATCCCGATGA
- a CDS encoding amino acid ABC transporter permease, with product MTSLTGLAGPTEPSTRQQQRNAYRRRRTLRRVAAGTISSIVVLTLAAWFITQAPGWPRVREVYFSADHARESFPAILDAFWLNVRLFLTVEVLVLPLALLVAVIRVVPSAAMAPFKFLAAAYTDIFRGIPTILVVMLVGFGFPALGMAGVPTSLFWLGVISLTLSYGAYVAEVLRAGILSIHPTQWAAGRALGLGYGQTLVRVILPQAVRNVTPPLMNDFVSLQKDTALVSVIGLVEALRAAQVYQATTFNVTSMCVAAVFFIVVTIPLARFTDWLTIRSMRRQGGR from the coding sequence GTGACCTCACTCACGGGCCTGGCCGGCCCGACCGAACCGTCCACGCGCCAGCAGCAGCGCAACGCCTACCGGCGTCGGCGCACGCTGCGACGCGTGGCCGCGGGCACGATCTCGAGCATCGTCGTGCTCACCCTGGCCGCCTGGTTCATCACCCAGGCGCCGGGGTGGCCGCGCGTGCGCGAGGTCTACTTCAGTGCCGACCACGCCCGTGAGTCGTTCCCGGCGATCCTCGACGCCTTCTGGCTGAACGTCCGCCTCTTCCTGACGGTCGAGGTGCTCGTGCTGCCGCTGGCGCTGCTGGTGGCCGTCATCCGCGTCGTCCCGTCCGCGGCGATGGCGCCCTTCAAGTTCCTCGCCGCCGCGTACACCGACATCTTCCGCGGCATCCCGACGATCCTGGTCGTCATGCTGGTGGGCTTCGGCTTCCCGGCGCTGGGCATGGCGGGCGTCCCCACGAGCCTGTTCTGGCTGGGCGTCATCTCGCTGACCCTCAGCTACGGCGCGTACGTCGCCGAGGTGCTGCGTGCCGGCATCCTCTCGATCCACCCGACCCAGTGGGCCGCGGGCCGGGCGCTGGGCCTGGGTTACGGCCAGACGCTGGTCCGCGTGATCCTGCCGCAGGCAGTCCGCAACGTGACGCCGCCGCTGATGAACGACTTCGTGTCGTTGCAGAAGGACACGGCGTTGGTGTCGGTCATCGGCCTCGTCGAGGCGCTGCGCGCCGCGCAGGTCTACCAGGCCACCACGTTCAACGTGACCTCGATGTGCGTCGCCGCGGTGTTCTTCATCGTCGTGACGATCCCGCTGGCGCGGTTCACCGACTGGTTGACGATCCGGTCCATGCGCCGGCAGGGAGGCCGCTGA
- a CDS encoding MFS transporter, producing the protein MKSQHSGTSAAAWSTLFVVCLVSMLIGLNSSTVNVALPALTRHFDATHFEASWLVLSYMVASTASLLLFGRISDMVNQRLLYLGGLGTYTLCSLACGFAPTVEWLIGLRILAALAGAVLLGNGATLIHSIFPKVSLGTAMGLYAASFPVASLIGPIAAGIVLEFTGWRWVFWLNVPIGVVALAVGFLLLRRDPERAEGISLDLTGNTLVIVVITLTTVSISMVSEFGWASPFVYGGLLISLTLLPLLALAERRSRHPVIDVATLRTHGIGLLLLAGFFLSAGRFPAIVLMSLYLQGPLDLRPVETAVLLLPMPIGSILGSLCVGWLSRRRHARQISMIGAVVGQVGMMALTGAVFAQHEWVLAGSLVFVGMGTGLFIGSNATSLLEATPDESLGVVNGMRLAVQNTGNVLSLALALTLLTVGLSPGLSEAVLQASIPGSQAPPQIIAGFGWSLTFLCVLGLVGTVVSITAASRRRAPTREVEVPAALSSVSETP; encoded by the coding sequence GTGAAGAGCCAACACTCGGGCACCAGTGCTGCCGCATGGTCGACGTTGTTCGTCGTGTGCCTGGTCAGCATGCTGATCGGCCTCAACTCCAGCACCGTCAACGTCGCGCTGCCGGCGTTGACCCGCCACTTCGACGCGACGCACTTCGAGGCCAGTTGGCTCGTGCTGTCGTACATGGTCGCCAGCACCGCCTCCCTGCTGCTCTTCGGGCGGATCAGCGACATGGTCAACCAACGGCTGCTCTACCTCGGCGGACTGGGCACGTACACCCTCTGCAGCCTCGCCTGCGGATTCGCCCCGACCGTGGAGTGGCTCATCGGCCTGCGCATCCTGGCCGCCCTGGCCGGAGCGGTCCTGCTCGGCAACGGCGCGACCCTGATCCACTCGATCTTCCCCAAGGTGTCCCTGGGCACGGCGATGGGCCTGTACGCGGCGTCCTTCCCGGTGGCCAGCCTCATCGGACCGATCGCCGCGGGCATCGTGCTCGAGTTCACCGGGTGGCGCTGGGTGTTCTGGTTGAACGTCCCCATCGGCGTGGTCGCCCTGGCCGTCGGCTTCCTCCTGCTGCGCCGAGACCCCGAGCGCGCGGAGGGGATCAGCCTGGACCTCACCGGGAACACCCTCGTGATCGTGGTCATCACCCTCACGACCGTCAGCATCTCGATGGTCAGCGAGTTCGGCTGGGCCAGCCCTTTCGTCTACGGCGGCCTGCTGATCTCGCTGACGCTGCTACCGCTGCTCGCGTTGGCCGAGCGCCGCAGCCGACATCCGGTGATCGACGTCGCCACCTTGCGCACGCACGGGATCGGCCTGCTGCTGTTGGCCGGGTTCTTCCTCAGCGCCGGCCGGTTCCCGGCGATCGTGCTGATGAGCCTCTACCTGCAGGGCCCCCTGGACCTGCGACCCGTCGAGACCGCGGTACTGCTGCTGCCCATGCCGATCGGCAGCATCCTGGGATCGCTGTGCGTGGGCTGGCTCTCGCGGCGCCGTCACGCCCGGCAGATCTCGATGATCGGAGCCGTCGTCGGACAGGTCGGCATGATGGCGCTGACCGGGGCGGTGTTCGCCCAGCACGAGTGGGTCCTGGCCGGGAGCCTGGTGTTCGTGGGCATGGGCACGGGGCTGTTCATCGGGTCGAACGCCACGTCACTGCTCGAGGCCACACCCGACGAGAGCCTCGGAGTCGTGAACGGCATGCGCCTGGCCGTGCAGAACACCGGCAACGTCCTGAGCCTCGCGCTCGCCCTGACGCTGTTGACCGTGGGGCTCTCGCCCGGCCTGAGCGAGGCCGTCCTGCAGGCCTCGATCCCCGGCAGCCAGGCCCCGCCGCAGATCATCGCCGGGTTCGGCTGGTCCTTGACTTTCCTGTGCGTCCTGGGTCTCGTGGGCACGGTCGTCTCGATCACCGCCGCCTCTCGACGACGCGCGCCCACCCGCGAGGTCGAGGTGCCTGCCGCGTTGAGCAGCGTCTCCGAGACCCCCTGA
- a CDS encoding alpha/beta fold hydrolase, with protein MLSELAYTRRGQGEPLVLLHGIGHRRAAFEPIFDDLAESYDVIAADLPGLGDSPPLPKGTGYSAENVTAAIVENFQKWGIENPHVVGNSLGGLLAISLAQNGHARSATCLAPAGYFRPWSLLQAGVTLIPLKIGSYLPKPILRLVSKTTFGRFFIGWSLYHRPGRYAPERAYGDSLAMKKGSGFWPYFFRCIPLGFTSPESFRGSARVPLTIAWGDKDKILHKSQAKLAAKRMKRAEFVTLKDCGHVPMGDDPEQVVAAILRTAERADLTVAQDDAFVA; from the coding sequence ATGCTGAGCGAACTGGCGTACACGCGACGAGGACAGGGTGAGCCGCTCGTCCTGCTGCACGGCATCGGACACCGCCGCGCGGCCTTCGAGCCGATCTTCGACGACCTCGCGGAGTCCTACGACGTCATCGCGGCGGACCTGCCGGGGCTGGGCGACTCGCCGCCACTGCCGAAGGGCACGGGCTACTCGGCCGAGAACGTCACCGCCGCCATCGTGGAGAACTTCCAGAAGTGGGGCATCGAGAACCCGCACGTCGTCGGCAACTCCCTCGGCGGCCTGCTGGCGATCTCGCTGGCCCAGAACGGGCACGCCCGCTCCGCCACCTGCCTGGCCCCGGCCGGCTACTTCCGCCCGTGGAGCCTGCTGCAGGCCGGTGTCACCCTGATCCCGCTCAAGATCGGCTCGTACCTGCCGAAGCCGATCCTGCGCCTGGTCTCGAAGACCACCTTCGGCCGGTTCTTCATCGGCTGGTCGCTCTACCACCGGCCCGGCCGCTACGCCCCCGAGCGCGCCTACGGCGACTCGCTGGCGATGAAGAAGGGGTCGGGCTTCTGGCCCTACTTCTTCCGCTGCATCCCGCTGGGCTTCACCTCGCCCGAGTCGTTCCGCGGGTCGGCCCGGGTGCCGCTCACGATCGCGTGGGGCGACAAGGACAAGATCCTGCACAAGTCGCAGGCGAAGCTGGCCGCCAAGCGGATGAAGCGCGCCGAGTTCGTGACCCTGAAGGACTGCGGCCACGTGCCCATGGGCGACGATCCCGAGCAGGTCGTCGCCGCGATCCTGCGCACGGCCGAGCGCGCCGACCTGACCGTGGCGCAGGACGACGCGTTCGTCGCCTGA
- a CDS encoding ABC transporter ATP-binding protein — protein sequence MTTAQGRLVEVDDLHVEFRTGGRTVEAISGVSLEIHAGETVAVVGESGSGKSVTALAMLGLLGNGRISGGKVTWDGEEITHATRQQLRRIRGNDISIVFQDPMTALDPLFTIGSQLREAIQVHQRLSRKQARARAVELLSQVGIPDPESKVDAYPHQLSGGQRQRVMIAGALACSPRLLIADEPTTALDVTVEAQVLRLIRDLQRETGVALMLITHDMGVVAEMADRVVVFYAGEVVETGTAEQILSDPRHPYTQALLRAIPRPDTPRDEPMPAIPGVVPALDVMPQGCRFASRCPLSDGDRCLEPQPLLDLDGRHARCWRAGTGTAEAVQLAGAVG from the coding sequence ATGACCACAGCACAGGGCCGGCTCGTCGAGGTCGACGACCTGCACGTTGAGTTCCGCACGGGCGGCCGGACCGTCGAAGCCATCAGCGGGGTGAGCCTGGAGATCCACGCCGGCGAGACCGTCGCGGTGGTGGGTGAGTCCGGTTCGGGCAAGAGCGTCACGGCGCTCGCGATGCTCGGGCTCCTCGGCAACGGACGCATCAGTGGCGGCAAGGTCACCTGGGACGGCGAAGAGATCACCCACGCCACCCGGCAGCAGCTGCGGCGGATCCGCGGGAACGACATCTCGATCGTCTTCCAGGACCCGATGACCGCGCTCGATCCGCTGTTCACGATCGGCAGCCAGTTGCGCGAGGCCATCCAGGTGCACCAGCGGCTGAGCCGCAAGCAGGCCCGGGCCCGCGCGGTCGAGCTGCTGTCGCAGGTCGGCATCCCCGATCCGGAGTCGAAGGTCGACGCGTACCCCCACCAGCTCTCCGGCGGTCAGCGTCAGCGCGTCATGATCGCCGGGGCGCTCGCGTGCTCCCCCCGCTTGCTGATCGCCGACGAGCCGACCACCGCCTTGGACGTGACGGTCGAGGCGCAGGTGCTGCGCCTGATCCGCGACCTCCAGCGCGAGACGGGCGTGGCCCTGATGCTGATCACGCACGACATGGGCGTGGTCGCCGAGATGGCCGATCGCGTGGTCGTCTTCTACGCCGGCGAAGTGGTCGAGACCGGCACGGCCGAGCAGATCCTCAGCGACCCCCGTCATCCCTACACGCAGGCGTTGCTGCGGGCGATCCCTCGCCCCGACACCCCGCGCGACGAGCCGATGCCCGCCATCCCGGGTGTCGTCCCCGCGCTCGACGTCATGCCGCAGGGATGCCGCTTCGCGAGTCGGTGCCCGCTCTCGGACGGTGATCGCTGCCTCGAGCCGCAGCCGCTGCTGGACCTCGACGGGCGCCACGCCCGGTGTTGGCGCGCAGGGACCGGCACCGCCGAGGCGGTCCAGCTGGCCGGAGCGGTCGGATGA
- a CDS encoding ABC transporter permease — protein MFTSRRLGYGLLVLGLVASFTFLTLRAIPGDVVRLQLADAPGATEEQVAQRAAELGLDQPVLSQFVTFMSDLVRLDFGTSFEDGRPVLEHITERLPATLELGLLALLLGLMLGIPLGVASALKQNSPLDQAMRVLAVVGMSVPNFWLALLLITFLAQWFGWSPPLVYVGPGENLAQNLAHLALPAFALAVGSMAGVARMLRSSMLEVLGSNFIRTVRSRGASEWNVLFKHAGRNSLIPVFSLLGLQVGSILGGTVILESIFSIPGMGSLIFDAVQQRDYPVVLGCVIVYGGLFILVNLIVDVLYAIVDPRIRY, from the coding sequence ATGTTCACGAGTCGTCGACTCGGCTACGGACTCCTCGTCCTGGGTCTCGTCGCCTCCTTCACCTTCCTGACCCTGCGGGCGATCCCCGGAGACGTGGTCCGCCTGCAACTGGCCGACGCCCCGGGCGCGACCGAGGAGCAGGTGGCCCAGCGGGCCGCCGAGCTGGGCCTCGACCAGCCCGTGCTGAGCCAGTTCGTGACGTTCATGTCCGACCTGGTCCGGCTGGACTTCGGCACCTCCTTCGAGGACGGCCGTCCCGTGTTGGAGCACATCACCGAGCGGCTCCCGGCCACCCTCGAGCTGGGCCTGCTCGCGCTCCTGCTGGGCTTGATGCTGGGGATCCCGCTCGGGGTCGCCTCGGCGCTGAAGCAGAACTCGCCGCTGGACCAGGCGATGCGGGTCCTGGCGGTCGTGGGGATGTCGGTGCCGAACTTCTGGCTGGCGCTGCTGCTCATCACCTTCCTGGCGCAGTGGTTCGGCTGGTCGCCGCCCCTGGTCTACGTCGGTCCCGGCGAGAACCTGGCACAGAACCTGGCCCACCTGGCGCTGCCGGCGTTCGCCCTCGCGGTCGGCTCGATGGCCGGGGTGGCCCGCATGCTGCGGTCTTCGATGCTCGAGGTGCTCGGGTCGAACTTCATCCGCACCGTCCGGTCCCGCGGGGCCTCGGAGTGGAACGTGCTGTTCAAGCACGCCGGCCGCAACAGCCTGATCCCGGTGTTCTCGTTGCTGGGCCTGCAGGTCGGCTCGATCCTCGGCGGCACCGTGATCCTCGAGTCGATTTTCTCCATCCCCGGCATGGGGTCGCTGATCTTCGACGCGGTCCAGCAGCGCGACTACCCGGTCGTGCTGGGCTGCGTGATCGTCTACGGCGGCCTGTTCATCCTCGTCAACCTCATCGTCGACGTCCTGTACGCGATCGTCGATCCCCGGATCCGTTACTGA
- a CDS encoding ABC transporter ATP-binding protein encodes MSAPVVRPLVVGEPAPAADTLLALDQVVKHFPGRRKQPPVRAVDGVSLSVRRGETVGLVGESGSGKSTLGRLALSLLTPTAGTVRFDGTDVSTLRRRDLEHLRRRMQLVFQDPVSSFSPRMTIEEVLTEPMIVHGVGNKDSRRKRCRELLDLVGLPVTALERYPHQFSGGQAQRIGIARALTTNPELIVCDEAVSALDVSVQAQILNLLRDVQRELGLSYLFIAHDLNVVRYMSDRISVMYLGKLVESGPTDTLMGAPLHPYTAALVEAVPSLERRGELRAPLSGEIPSPSRPPSGCHFHTRCPRRFEPCDHVEPDLVAFGDRSAACHLVQGAESGARS; translated from the coding sequence ATGAGCGCCCCGGTCGTGCGCCCACTGGTGGTGGGCGAGCCGGCTCCCGCGGCCGACACGCTCCTCGCGCTGGACCAGGTGGTCAAGCACTTCCCCGGCCGCCGCAAGCAACCGCCGGTGCGAGCCGTCGACGGAGTGTCGCTGTCGGTGCGCCGCGGCGAGACCGTCGGCCTGGTCGGTGAGTCCGGCTCGGGCAAGTCGACCCTGGGCCGGCTCGCGTTGAGCCTGCTGACGCCGACCGCCGGCACGGTCCGGTTCGACGGCACCGACGTCTCGACGCTGCGCCGCCGCGACCTGGAACACCTGCGCCGTCGCATGCAGCTGGTCTTCCAGGATCCGGTCAGCTCGTTCAGCCCGCGGATGACGATCGAGGAGGTCCTGACCGAGCCGATGATCGTCCACGGCGTCGGGAACAAGGACTCGCGACGCAAGCGCTGCCGCGAGCTGCTCGACCTGGTCGGGCTGCCGGTCACCGCCCTCGAGCGCTATCCGCACCAGTTCTCCGGCGGCCAGGCCCAGCGCATCGGCATCGCCCGGGCGCTGACGACGAACCCCGAGCTGATCGTGTGCGACGAGGCGGTCTCGGCACTGGACGTCTCGGTCCAGGCCCAGATCCTCAACCTGCTGCGCGACGTCCAGCGCGAGCTGGGCCTGAGTTACCTGTTCATCGCCCACGACCTGAACGTCGTGCGGTACATGTCCGACCGGATCAGCGTGATGTACCTGGGCAAGCTCGTCGAGTCCGGGCCCACGGACACGTTGATGGGTGCCCCACTGCACCCGTACACGGCCGCGCTCGTCGAGGCCGTCCCGTCACTCGAGCGGCGCGGCGAGCTGCGGGCACCGCTGTCGGGCGAGATCCCCAGCCCCAGCCGGCCGCCGTCCGGGTGTCACTTCCACACCCGGTGCCCGCGACGCTTCGAGCCCTGTGACCACGTCGAGCCCGATCTCGTGGCGTTCGGTGATCGATCCGCCGCCTGCCACCTGGTCCAGGGCGCGGAGAGCGGAGCCCGGTCATGA
- a CDS encoding CaiB/BaiF CoA transferase family protein, whose protein sequence is MTQTTGPLAGVRVVEMVGIGPGPFAAMLLADLGADVIRIDRPGGNALQVAPPERDVLGRNRPSAAIDLKSDQGVDVVLGLIERADILIEGFRPGVMERLGLGPDVALERNPRLVYGRMTGWGQTGPLADRAGHDINYIAVSGGLDPIGRAGGPPQVPLNLLGDFAGGSMYLVTGVLAALTHARATGEGQVVDAAITDGVAHLMSMIVSMQQSGVWSPRRGENLLDTGAPFYDVYETSDGYWMSVGGLEPQFWYAMQEVFASVGLGDLPDRNDPKNWTELRATLRGWFLSRTQAEWTALFAETDACVAPVMPLEEAFEHPHNVARDTYVTEYGVTQPAPAPRFSVTETTIHRAPDRPGASTREALTDWGIEGVDDLIHNKVVVENQES, encoded by the coding sequence GTGACCCAGACCACAGGACCGCTCGCCGGCGTACGTGTCGTGGAGATGGTGGGGATCGGCCCCGGACCGTTCGCCGCCATGCTCCTGGCCGACCTCGGCGCCGATGTCATCCGCATCGATCGCCCCGGCGGCAACGCCTTGCAGGTGGCGCCCCCCGAGCGCGACGTCCTCGGCCGGAACCGGCCCAGCGCCGCGATCGACCTCAAGAGCGATCAAGGTGTCGACGTGGTGCTCGGCCTCATCGAGCGCGCCGACATCCTCATCGAGGGGTTCCGCCCCGGCGTGATGGAGCGGCTCGGTCTCGGACCGGACGTCGCCCTGGAGCGGAACCCGCGCCTCGTCTACGGCCGCATGACCGGCTGGGGCCAGACCGGCCCCCTGGCGGACCGTGCCGGGCACGACATCAACTACATCGCCGTGTCCGGTGGGCTCGACCCGATCGGCCGGGCCGGCGGACCTCCGCAGGTGCCGCTCAACCTGCTCGGCGACTTCGCCGGCGGCTCGATGTACCTCGTCACCGGGGTGCTGGCGGCGCTGACCCACGCGCGCGCCACCGGCGAGGGACAGGTCGTCGACGCGGCGATCACCGACGGGGTCGCGCACCTGATGTCGATGATCGTCAGCATGCAGCAGTCGGGGGTGTGGTCGCCGCGTCGCGGCGAGAACCTGCTCGACACCGGGGCCCCGTTCTACGACGTGTACGAGACGTCGGACGGCTACTGGATGAGCGTCGGCGGGCTGGAGCCGCAGTTCTGGTACGCGATGCAGGAGGTCTTCGCGTCGGTCGGGCTCGGCGACCTGCCCGACCGCAACGACCCGAAGAACTGGACCGAGCTGCGCGCCACGCTGCGCGGCTGGTTCCTCAGCCGCACGCAGGCCGAGTGGACGGCGCTGTTCGCCGAGACCGATGCCTGCGTCGCGCCCGTCATGCCGCTCGAGGAGGCGTTCGAGCACCCGCACAACGTCGCCCGCGACACCTACGTCACCGAGTACGGCGTCACCCAGCCGGCGCCCGCGCCGCGCTTCTCGGTCACCGAGACCACGATCCACCGCGCTCCGGACCGTCCGGGCGCCAGCACGCGAGAGGCCCTGACCGACTGGGGCATCGAGGGTGTGGACGACCTGATCCACAACAAGGTCGTCGTCGAGAACCAGGAGAGCTGA
- a CDS encoding ABC transporter substrate-binding protein, which yields MKRSLLAVPLALMFSVAAACAPADDSDDAKSSESTTSASQCAVDQLPLTTKGKLTIGTDDPAFEPWFSDNDPSNGKGFESAVAYAVAEQMGFAKDDVVWTKVPFNTAYQPGKKGFDFDINQVSITEDRKKAVDFSKPYYSANQAIIVMDDSKFADVDSLDDFKAASLGAQIGTTSLKAIESLGTQDAPLVYDDTTKAALALTNGQVDGIVADLPTAFYLVAAEIEGAKIAGQFEYAGDEPEEFGLLLQKDSELTSCVDAAVTALTEDGTFADLEQKWLSSSQDVPVLK from the coding sequence ATGAAGCGATCCCTGCTCGCCGTCCCCCTGGCGCTCATGTTCTCCGTCGCGGCCGCGTGCGCGCCCGCCGACGACTCCGACGACGCGAAGTCGTCCGAATCCACCACCTCCGCCTCGCAGTGCGCCGTCGACCAGCTGCCGCTGACGACGAAGGGCAAGCTCACCATCGGCACCGACGACCCGGCCTTCGAGCCCTGGTTCTCCGACAACGACCCGAGCAACGGCAAGGGCTTCGAGTCCGCCGTCGCGTACGCCGTCGCCGAGCAGATGGGCTTCGCCAAGGACGACGTCGTCTGGACCAAGGTTCCGTTCAACACCGCCTACCAGCCCGGCAAGAAGGGCTTCGACTTCGACATCAACCAGGTCTCGATCACCGAGGACCGCAAGAAGGCCGTCGACTTCAGCAAGCCGTACTACTCGGCCAACCAGGCCATCATCGTCATGGACGACTCGAAGTTCGCCGACGTCGACAGCCTCGACGACTTCAAGGCCGCCAGCCTCGGCGCCCAGATCGGCACCACCTCCCTCAAGGCCATCGAGAGCCTCGGGACGCAGGACGCCCCGCTGGTCTACGACGACACGACCAAGGCGGCGCTCGCGCTGACCAACGGCCAGGTCGACGGCATCGTGGCCGATCTGCCCACCGCGTTCTACCTCGTCGCGGCCGAGATCGAGGGCGCGAAGATCGCGGGCCAGTTCGAGTACGCGGGCGACGAGCCCGAGGAGTTCGGCCTGCTGCTGCAGAAGGACAGCGAGCTGACCTCCTGCGTCGACGCGGCCGTCACCGCCCTGACCGAGGACGGCACGTTCGCCGACCTCGAGCAGAAGTGGCTGTCGTCGTCGCAGGACGTTCCCGTCCTGAAGTGA
- a CDS encoding amino acid ABC transporter ATP-binding protein, translating to MLRIEGVRKSFGDHVVLDGIDLNVQRGEVVCLIGASGSGKSTLLRCIDLLELTDDGDIHLGDLELTDPAIDENAARARIAFVFQAFNLFPHLSVMQNLTIGPRRVKGASKAQAQSRALELLERVGLESKAHAYPDSLSGGQQQRVALVRAVAMDPELLLLDEVTSALDPLLVAEVLDVVRELKNEGRTIVMATHEMSFARECADRIVFLADGRIVESGPPEQLFTATRDPRTRAFLERHLA from the coding sequence ATGTTGCGCATCGAAGGAGTCCGCAAGTCGTTCGGTGACCACGTGGTGCTGGACGGCATCGACCTGAACGTGCAGCGCGGCGAGGTCGTCTGCCTGATCGGCGCGTCCGGGTCGGGCAAGTCCACCCTGTTGCGCTGCATCGATCTGCTCGAGCTGACCGATGACGGCGACATCCACCTCGGTGACCTCGAGCTGACCGACCCGGCGATCGACGAGAACGCGGCCCGCGCCCGGATCGCGTTCGTGTTCCAGGCGTTCAACCTGTTCCCGCACCTGTCGGTGATGCAGAACCTGACGATCGGCCCGCGCCGGGTGAAGGGCGCCTCGAAGGCGCAGGCCCAGAGCCGGGCGCTCGAGCTGCTCGAACGGGTCGGCCTGGAGTCCAAGGCGCACGCCTACCCCGACTCGCTGTCGGGTGGACAGCAGCAGCGCGTGGCGCTGGTGCGCGCCGTCGCGATGGACCCGGAGCTGCTGCTGCTCGACGAGGTCACGTCCGCGCTCGATCCGCTGCTCGTGGCCGAGGTGCTCGACGTGGTGCGCGAGCTCAAGAACGAGGGCCGGACGATCGTCATGGCCACCCACGAGATGAGCTTCGCGCGCGAGTGCGCCGACCGGATCGTGTTCCTGGCCGACGGTCGCATCGTCGAGTCGGGTCCGCCCGAGCAGCTCTTCACCGCAACGCGCGATCCGCGCACCCGGGCGTTCCTCGAGCGGCACCTGGCCTAG